In the Longimicrobium terrae genome, one interval contains:
- a CDS encoding DUF2461 domain-containing protein, producing MMDFPSLTTFLAGLAENNRREWFEANRPEYQALREQFTAFVGEVIERTADFDDRVRWKNPAECLFRIYRDVRFSNDKRPYKTTFSAYISEQNRRQAPPGYYLEVDEGGTMMAAGGIWLPPAEPLARIRAYIAEHPERLQKALRSRGFGRMFGELQGDSLTRPPRGYTADTPLIEHIRRKSWIVWRETDARTLAHDDALAWVTETFRTALPLVRWVRGALERPPRTRQTEGPPAETQRKEEDGSHTESAELTE from the coding sequence ATGATGGACTTCCCCAGCCTGACGACCTTCCTGGCCGGCCTGGCCGAGAACAACCGCCGCGAGTGGTTCGAGGCGAACCGGCCGGAGTACCAGGCGCTGCGCGAGCAGTTTACCGCGTTCGTGGGCGAGGTCATCGAGCGCACCGCGGATTTCGATGACCGGGTGCGGTGGAAGAACCCCGCGGAGTGCCTGTTCCGCATCTACCGCGACGTGCGGTTCAGCAACGACAAGCGGCCGTACAAGACCACGTTCAGCGCGTACATCAGCGAGCAGAACCGCCGCCAGGCGCCGCCGGGGTACTACCTGGAGGTGGATGAAGGCGGGACGATGATGGCGGCGGGCGGCATCTGGCTGCCTCCCGCCGAGCCGCTGGCCCGCATCCGCGCCTACATCGCCGAGCACCCCGAGAGGCTGCAGAAGGCGCTGCGGTCGCGCGGGTTCGGCAGGATGTTCGGCGAGCTGCAGGGCGACTCGCTCACCCGCCCGCCGCGCGGCTACACGGCTGACACCCCGCTGATCGAGCACATCCGCCGCAAGAGCTGGATCGTCTGGCGCGAAACGGATGCACGCACGCTGGCCCACGACGACGCGCTGGCGTGGGTGACCGAGACGTTCCGCACCGCGCTTCCACTCGTGCGATGGGTGCGCGGCGCACTGGAGAGGCCCCCGCGGACGAGACAAACTGAAGGGCCTCCCGCAGAGACGCAGAGAAAAGAGGAAGACGGGTCTCACACAGAGTCAGCAGAGTTAACAGAGTGA
- a CDS encoding SdpI family protein gives MRSRWTAAALVAAMWAMTLAVYSRLPARIATHWDMHGTVDGWMPRMPGAFLLPFIAAASLGLMLGLPRLDPRRRNVERFGPERMLLLNMTALFMAAVHTATLAFSLGYPVDMRRVTLAAVGLLFVGMGNYLPRIKSNYFIGIRTPWTLENENVWRHTHRVGGRAFVGAGLLFIVAAMLPEAAGMVLVMAAIAIVVIVPMAYSYVAYRREMAGGSR, from the coding sequence ATGAGGAGCCGGTGGACGGCCGCGGCGCTGGTGGCGGCCATGTGGGCGATGACGCTGGCCGTGTACTCGCGCCTTCCCGCACGGATCGCGACACACTGGGACATGCACGGCACCGTGGACGGGTGGATGCCCCGCATGCCCGGCGCCTTTCTGCTCCCCTTCATCGCGGCCGCGAGCCTGGGGCTGATGCTGGGCCTGCCCCGCCTGGACCCGCGCCGCCGCAACGTGGAGCGCTTTGGCCCCGAGCGCATGCTGCTGCTGAACATGACGGCGCTGTTCATGGCCGCGGTCCACACGGCGACGCTCGCGTTCTCCCTCGGCTATCCCGTCGATATGCGGCGCGTGACGCTGGCCGCCGTGGGCCTGCTGTTCGTCGGGATGGGCAACTACCTGCCGCGGATAAAGAGCAACTACTTCATCGGAATCCGCACGCCGTGGACGCTGGAGAACGAGAACGTCTGGCGCCATACGCACCGCGTGGGCGGACGGGCGTTCGTGGGCGCCGGCCTCCTCTTTATCGTCGCGGCGATGCTGCCCGAGGCGGCGGGAATGGTGCTGGTGATGGCGGCGATCGCGATCGTGGTGATCGTGCCGATGGCGTACTCGTACGTGGCGTACCGGCGCGAGATGGCGGGCGGCTCGCGGTGA
- a CDS encoding autorepressor SdpR family transcription factor, translated as MDATLRALGDPTRREILRALRAGDLTAGEISSRFPMTAASVSHHLSVLREAGLVRSERSGRNLVYSLETTVFQDFLQQMMTMLGKEGEE; from the coding sequence CTGGACGCCACGCTGCGCGCACTGGGCGACCCCACCCGCAGGGAGATCCTGCGGGCGCTGCGCGCGGGCGACCTGACCGCGGGGGAGATTTCGTCGCGCTTTCCCATGACGGCCGCATCGGTTTCGCACCACCTGTCCGTGCTGCGCGAGGCGGGCCTGGTTCGCAGCGAGCGCAGCGGGCGCAACCTGGTGTACTCGCTGGAAACCACGGTTTTTCAGGATTTTCTTCAGCAGATGATGACCATGCTGGGAAAGGAAGGCGAGGAATGA
- a CDS encoding alpha/beta fold hydrolase, producing the protein MMNRDGFRLAARAAAVMMAFGAAMPLRAQVDTAAAVRAATAWAQLVDAGRYEDSWNAAAPTVRENVPLAAWTSSLQRARAAVGAVSGRTLQTAAAFAAPQGAPAGEYVRILFALTGASGNGTETVVMMRDTGEFRVGGYFVAPRATERADYSAPAGAPYTAEEVTVTLAGRTLAGTLTMPSARRGRVPAVVLITGSGPQDRDAASPAIPGWRMFRQIADTLSRRGIAVLRLDDQGTGASRGMAARVTTESFAEDITAAVAFLRGRAEVDPARVALAGHSEGGLIAPMVAASDPRVRAVVLMAGPSWSGARVLDYQTRNGLAAAGLSGAALDSALAAARVQRDSLAAATPWLRWFMDHDPLPTARRVRAPVLVMQGATDRQVTPEQAQELAAAIRAGGNRDVTVRVFPETNHLFLHDADGTADVARYAALPDKKASPEILGALADWLVLKLR; encoded by the coding sequence ATGATGAACAGGGACGGATTCCGGCTCGCCGCGCGGGCCGCGGCGGTGATGATGGCGTTCGGCGCGGCGATGCCGCTGCGCGCGCAGGTGGACACCGCGGCGGCGGTGCGGGCCGCGACCGCGTGGGCGCAGCTGGTGGACGCGGGACGCTACGAGGACAGCTGGAACGCCGCCGCGCCGACGGTGCGCGAAAACGTTCCGCTCGCCGCGTGGACGTCCAGCCTGCAGCGCGCGCGCGCCGCCGTCGGCGCGGTGAGCGGGCGGACGCTGCAGACGGCCGCCGCCTTTGCCGCGCCGCAGGGCGCGCCCGCGGGGGAGTACGTGCGCATTCTGTTCGCGCTCACGGGCGCCAGCGGAAACGGCACCGAGACCGTGGTCATGATGCGCGACACCGGCGAATTCCGCGTGGGCGGCTACTTCGTGGCGCCGCGCGCGACGGAGCGGGCGGACTACTCGGCGCCGGCGGGCGCGCCGTACACGGCGGAAGAAGTGACGGTCACGCTGGCCGGGCGCACGCTGGCGGGAACGCTGACGATGCCGTCCGCGCGGCGGGGGCGGGTGCCGGCGGTGGTGCTCATCACCGGCTCGGGGCCGCAGGACCGCGACGCGGCATCGCCCGCCATCCCCGGCTGGCGCATGTTCCGGCAGATCGCCGACACGCTTTCGCGCAGAGGGATCGCGGTGCTGCGGCTGGACGACCAGGGCACCGGCGCCTCGCGCGGGATGGCGGCGCGGGTGACGACGGAAAGCTTCGCGGAAGACATCACCGCCGCGGTCGCGTTTCTGCGCGGCCGGGCGGAGGTGGACCCGGCGCGGGTGGCGCTGGCCGGACACAGCGAGGGCGGCCTGATCGCACCGATGGTGGCAGCTTCCGATCCCCGCGTTCGCGCGGTGGTGCTGATGGCGGGACCGTCGTGGAGCGGCGCGCGCGTGCTGGACTACCAGACGCGCAACGGGCTGGCGGCGGCGGGGCTGAGCGGCGCCGCGCTGGATTCGGCGCTGGCGGCGGCGCGGGTGCAGCGCGACTCGCTGGCGGCAGCGACGCCTTGGCTGCGGTGGTTCATGGATCACGATCCGCTGCCCACCGCGCGCCGGGTTCGCGCGCCGGTGCTGGTGATGCAGGGCGCCACGGACCGGCAGGTGACCCCGGAGCAGGCGCAGGAGCTTGCGGCGGCGATCCGCGCGGGCGGCAACCGCGACGTGACCGTGCGCGTGTTTCCGGAGACGAACCACCTCTTTCTGCACGATGCGGACGGGACGGCGGACGTGGCCCGCTACGCCGCGCTGCCGGACAAGAAGGCGTCGCCGGAGATCCTGGGCGCGCTTGCGGACTGGCTCGTCCTGAAGCTGCGCTGA